The following proteins come from a genomic window of Cronobacter muytjensii ATCC 51329:
- a CDS encoding cobalamin-independent methionine synthase II family protein, whose translation MQRQHAPFRADIVGSFLRPDAIKHARQQFAAGEIDAARLRKVEDEAIRHAVEQQCACGLHVVTDGEFRRAWWHMDFFAALQGVELVEVNQGIQFNGIQTKAQSVRVTGKVAFGDHPMLEDFRFLKSVSGNAEPKMTIPSPSVLHFRGGAAAIDRNVYPDLNAYFDDLATTWRDAIRAFYDAGCRYLQLDDTVWAYLCSDEQRRQIRERGDCPDELARIYARVLNQALEGKPEDLTIGLHVCRGNFRSSWIAEGGYEPVAEVLFGTVNIDAFFLEYDNDRSGDFAPLRFIRPGKQQVVLGLITTKNGELENPELIKARLAEAAKYVDINQICLSPQCGFASTEEGNSISPDEQWQKVRLVTSVASEVW comes from the coding sequence ATGCAGCGTCAACACGCCCCTTTTCGCGCCGATATCGTCGGCAGCTTTTTACGTCCCGATGCCATTAAGCACGCCCGCCAGCAGTTTGCGGCAGGGGAGATAGACGCCGCGCGCCTGCGCAAAGTTGAAGACGAGGCCATTCGCCACGCCGTTGAACAGCAGTGCGCCTGCGGCCTGCATGTGGTCACGGATGGCGAATTCCGTCGCGCCTGGTGGCACATGGATTTCTTCGCCGCGCTGCAAGGCGTGGAGCTGGTGGAAGTGAATCAGGGCATCCAGTTCAACGGCATCCAGACCAAAGCGCAGAGCGTGCGCGTGACCGGTAAAGTGGCGTTTGGCGACCATCCGATGCTGGAAGATTTCCGCTTCCTGAAAAGCGTCAGCGGCAACGCCGAACCGAAAATGACCATCCCGAGCCCAAGCGTGCTGCATTTCCGTGGCGGTGCTGCGGCGATCGACCGTAACGTTTATCCGGATCTGAATGCGTATTTCGACGATCTCGCTACCACCTGGCGTGACGCTATCCGCGCGTTCTACGACGCGGGCTGCCGCTATCTGCAGCTTGACGATACCGTATGGGCGTACCTGTGCTCTGACGAACAGCGCCGCCAGATCCGCGAGCGCGGCGACTGTCCGGACGAGCTGGCGCGCATCTATGCCCGCGTGCTGAACCAGGCGCTGGAAGGCAAGCCGGAAGATTTAACCATCGGGCTGCATGTCTGCCGCGGTAATTTCCGCTCCAGCTGGATTGCGGAAGGCGGCTATGAGCCGGTGGCGGAAGTGTTGTTCGGCACCGTGAACATTGATGCGTTTTTCCTGGAATATGACAACGACCGCTCCGGTGATTTCGCGCCGCTGCGCTTTATCCGTCCGGGTAAACAGCAGGTGGTGCTGGGTCTTATCACCACGAAAAACGGCGAACTGGAGAACCCGGAATTAATCAAGGCGCGTCTGGCCGAGGCCGCGAAATATGTCGATATCAACCAGATCTGCTTAAGTCCGCAGTGCGGGTTCGCCTCGACCGAAGAAGGCAACAGCATCAGCCCGGACGAGCAGTGGCAGAAAGTGCGCCTCGTAACCAGCGTCGCCAGCGAGGTGTGGTAA
- the uca gene encoding urea carboxylase — translation MFSKVLIANRGEIACRAIRTLKKMGIVSVAVYSDPDSNAQHVHDADIAIALGGDTARDTYLNVDKILAAAKASGAEAIFPGYGFLSERAEFAAACEAANLVFIGPTAQQISDFGLKHRARALAAGAGVPMTPGTGLLHSPDEALQAAREIGYPVMLKTTAGGGGIGLMRCGDEAALRDAWESVKRQGQQFFSDDGVFIEKFVSRARHLEVQIMGDGQGRVAALGERDCSLQRRNQKVVEETPAPGLPQATRDALHAAAVALGESVNYRSAGTVEFIYDADSDRFWFLEVNTRLQVEHPVTEAVTGLDLIECMILVAAGEPLDWPRLAQAPQGAAIEVRLYAEDPLKNFQPSPGQLTDVAFPANVRVDGWVSTGAEVSAFYDPMIAKIIVHADDRPQALAKLRKALDATRLHGIATNLDYLRQIIRLEAFEEATMWTRLLDEVKYQAHAIEVLEPGTWSSVQDYPGRLGYWDIGVPPSGPMDDYAFRLANRIVGNAPEAAGLEFTLQGPTLRFHSEAIFALTGADCDATLDGEPVACWQPVTARAGQTLRLGRARTGCRGYLAVRNGIDVPCYLGSRSTFALGQFGGHAGRTLRPGDVLAVSRPALAACTTPAPIAPPQTPEPGLIPGYGDVWDIGVLYGPHGAPDFFTPASMDTFFAAEWQVHYNSNRLGVRLVGPKPEWSRADGGEAGLHPSNVHDCEYAIGAINFTGDFPVILTRDGPSLGGFVCPVTIARAELWKVGQVKPGDRIRFHPISIEHAQSLELAQEVACNHLRAVSARPHETPSMLPGSTSSAAILAEVPAQNGLPAVVWRQAGDSYLLIEYGDNVMDLALRLRVHLLMKAIRASGVAGVEELSPGVRSLQVRYDSQRLGQRPLLTLLMSLEKQLGDVESLKIPSRIVWLPMAFEDSATLGAVERYQQTVRKEAPWLPNNVDFICRANGLSHRDEVKNIVFDASYLILGLGDVYLGAPCAVPVDPRHRLLSSKYNPARTWTAEGTVGIGGMYMCIYGMDSPGGYQLVGRTLPIWNKFLKNPQFGDEPWLLKFFDQVRFYPVSEAELNDFRDAFREGRAPVRIEETEFDFAAYRAFLDANAADIAAFRERQQAAFSAEVAHWQTQTNESDALTVEPEEETDTAGQLVSADLNGNVWKILVEPGQRVKQGEPLIVVEAMKMELMVHAPVDGVVSKIRCQQGRPVAPGDALLWLG, via the coding sequence ATGTTCAGCAAAGTGCTTATCGCCAACCGTGGCGAAATCGCCTGCCGCGCCATCCGTACCCTGAAGAAAATGGGCATTGTCAGCGTCGCGGTCTATTCCGATCCGGACAGTAACGCACAACACGTGCACGACGCCGATATCGCCATCGCGCTCGGCGGCGACACGGCGCGCGACACCTATCTCAACGTCGATAAAATCCTGGCGGCCGCGAAAGCGAGCGGGGCAGAGGCCATTTTCCCCGGCTACGGGTTTTTATCGGAGCGCGCGGAGTTCGCGGCGGCGTGCGAGGCCGCGAATCTCGTGTTTATCGGGCCGACCGCGCAGCAGATTAGCGATTTTGGGCTTAAACACCGCGCCCGTGCGCTTGCCGCCGGCGCGGGCGTGCCGATGACGCCTGGCACCGGGCTACTGCATTCCCCTGACGAAGCGCTACAGGCGGCGCGCGAAATCGGCTACCCGGTGATGCTGAAAACCACCGCTGGCGGCGGCGGTATCGGGCTTATGCGCTGCGGGGACGAGGCGGCGCTCAGGGACGCCTGGGAGAGCGTGAAACGTCAGGGTCAGCAGTTCTTCAGCGACGACGGCGTGTTTATTGAGAAATTCGTCAGCCGCGCCCGCCATCTCGAAGTGCAAATTATGGGCGACGGGCAGGGGCGCGTGGCGGCGCTCGGCGAGCGCGACTGCTCGCTGCAACGCCGCAACCAGAAAGTGGTGGAAGAGACGCCAGCGCCGGGGCTGCCGCAGGCGACGCGCGACGCCCTGCACGCCGCTGCGGTGGCGCTGGGCGAATCGGTTAACTACCGCAGCGCAGGCACCGTGGAGTTTATTTATGATGCCGACAGCGACCGCTTCTGGTTTCTGGAAGTCAACACCCGTTTGCAGGTGGAGCATCCGGTGACTGAAGCCGTGACCGGGCTCGATCTTATCGAATGCATGATCCTGGTCGCCGCAGGTGAGCCGCTGGACTGGCCGCGGCTGGCGCAGGCGCCGCAGGGCGCGGCCATTGAGGTGCGTCTGTATGCTGAAGATCCGCTGAAAAATTTCCAGCCGTCGCCGGGACAACTCACCGACGTCGCTTTCCCCGCGAACGTGCGGGTGGATGGCTGGGTCAGCACCGGCGCGGAAGTGAGCGCGTTTTACGATCCGATGATCGCCAAAATCATCGTTCACGCCGACGACCGCCCGCAGGCGCTGGCGAAACTACGGAAGGCGCTGGACGCGACGCGCCTGCACGGCATCGCCACTAACCTTGACTATCTGCGCCAGATTATCCGGCTGGAGGCATTCGAAGAGGCGACCATGTGGACGCGCCTGCTGGATGAAGTGAAATACCAGGCGCACGCCATTGAAGTGCTGGAACCAGGCACCTGGAGCAGCGTGCAGGATTATCCGGGACGTCTGGGCTACTGGGATATCGGCGTGCCGCCCTCCGGGCCGATGGACGACTACGCCTTCCGGCTGGCAAACCGCATTGTTGGCAACGCGCCTGAGGCAGCCGGGCTGGAGTTTACGCTCCAGGGGCCGACGCTGCGCTTTCACAGCGAGGCGATTTTCGCGCTAACCGGCGCGGACTGCGACGCGACGCTCGACGGCGAGCCCGTCGCCTGCTGGCAGCCGGTAACCGCCCGCGCCGGACAGACGCTGAGGCTTGGCCGCGCGCGTACCGGCTGCCGCGGCTATCTGGCGGTGCGTAACGGCATCGACGTGCCGTGCTATCTCGGCAGCCGCTCCACCTTCGCGCTCGGGCAGTTCGGCGGCCATGCCGGACGCACGCTGCGCCCCGGCGACGTGCTGGCAGTCTCCCGCCCGGCGCTCGCCGCGTGCACCACGCCTGCGCCCATCGCGCCGCCCCAGACGCCGGAGCCGGGGCTGATCCCGGGCTATGGCGACGTGTGGGATATCGGCGTGCTTTACGGGCCGCACGGCGCGCCCGATTTCTTTACGCCCGCCTCGATGGATACCTTCTTCGCCGCCGAGTGGCAGGTGCATTACAACTCCAACCGGCTCGGCGTGCGCCTGGTCGGCCCGAAACCGGAATGGAGCCGCGCCGATGGCGGCGAAGCGGGCCTGCATCCGTCTAACGTGCATGACTGCGAATACGCCATCGGCGCGATCAACTTCACCGGCGATTTCCCTGTGATCCTCACGCGCGACGGCCCGAGCCTTGGCGGTTTTGTCTGCCCGGTCACCATTGCCCGCGCGGAGCTTTGGAAAGTAGGCCAGGTGAAGCCCGGCGATCGCATCCGCTTTCACCCGATAAGCATTGAACACGCGCAGTCGCTGGAGCTGGCGCAGGAGGTGGCGTGCAACCATCTGCGCGCGGTCAGCGCGCGCCCGCACGAGACGCCCTCAATGCTGCCGGGCAGCACGTCGAGTGCGGCGATCCTCGCCGAAGTGCCCGCGCAAAACGGGCTGCCTGCGGTGGTATGGCGACAGGCGGGCGACAGCTACCTCCTCATTGAGTATGGCGATAACGTGATGGATCTGGCCTTGCGCCTGCGGGTGCATCTGCTGATGAAAGCTATCCGCGCCAGTGGCGTCGCGGGTGTTGAAGAGCTGTCGCCCGGCGTGCGTTCGCTACAGGTGCGCTATGACAGCCAGCGTCTGGGGCAGCGCCCGCTGTTAACGCTGCTGATGAGCCTTGAGAAGCAGCTCGGTGATGTGGAATCGCTGAAAATCCCGTCGCGCATCGTCTGGCTGCCGATGGCCTTTGAAGACAGCGCGACGCTCGGCGCCGTCGAGCGTTACCAGCAGACCGTGCGCAAAGAAGCGCCGTGGCTGCCGAACAATGTCGATTTTATCTGCCGGGCCAACGGCCTTTCGCACCGCGACGAGGTGAAAAACATCGTCTTTGACGCCAGCTATCTGATCCTGGGGCTGGGTGACGTCTATCTCGGCGCGCCGTGCGCGGTGCCGGTGGATCCTCGCCACCGCCTGCTGAGCTCGAAATATAACCCGGCGCGCACCTGGACTGCCGAAGGCACCGTCGGTATTGGCGGCATGTATATGTGCATATACGGCATGGATTCGCCAGGCGGCTATCAGCTGGTAGGGCGCACGCTGCCCATCTGGAACAAATTCCTCAAGAACCCGCAGTTCGGCGACGAGCCGTGGCTGCTGAAATTCTTCGACCAGGTGCGGTTCTACCCGGTGAGCGAAGCCGAGCTGAATGATTTCCGCGACGCCTTCCGCGAGGGCCGCGCGCCGGTGCGCATCGAAGAAACCGAGTTCGATTTCGCCGCCTACCGGGCGTTTTTAGACGCCAACGCGGCGGATATCGCCGCGTTTCGCGAGCGGCAGCAGGCGGCTTTCAGCGCCGAAGTGGCCCACTGGCAGACGCAGACCAATGAGAGCGACGCGCTTACGGTAGAGCCCGAAGAAGAGACGGACACCGCAGGCCAACTGGTGAGCGCCGATCTCAATGGCAACGTCTGGAAAATCCTGGTCGAGCCGGGCCAGCGGGTGAAGCAGGGCGAGCCGCTGATCGTGGTCGAGGCGATGAAAATGGAGCTGATGGTCCATGCGCCGGTCGACGGTGTGGTGTCAAAAATTCGCTGTCAGCAAGGGCGGCCCGTGGCCCCCGGCGATGCCCTGTTGTGGCTGGGCTGA
- the atzF gene encoding allophanate hydrolase — translation MSQSSPLFTPLTLAEWRSEYQDCPQRIREIYSAAFNDADNNDPAWITRASATHLEEQIALLLAALKEGKTLADFPLFGVPFAVKDNIDVAGLPTTAACPAFAYTPQDDAAVVAKLKAAGAIVLGKTNLDQFATGLVGTRSPFGAVPNTFNPAYVSGGSSSGSASTVARGLVAFALGTDTAGSGRVPAGFNNIVGLKPTKGWLSNRGVVPACRLNDCVSVFALSAADAFQVASIAGGYDADDAYSRHNPRTAPARLPANPRLAVPDVLEFYGDPHSEAAFRQSLARLEALGATLVPVDFTPFRQLAEQLYQGAWVAERTVAVGEMLNQPPEVMDPTVRGIVEGGLKYSACDAWQAEYTRAELARRIALALDEVDALVVPTSPTIHTLEEMDAEPVRYNSHFGYYTNFTNLADLCALALPGDFRADGLPAGITLIAPAWYDAALAHFGALWQQATPLPLGATHKALPAALPPPSSPHHVRLAVVGAHLRGMPLNHQLTTRDAVFIEETTTAADYRLYALANTTPPKPGLARAAAGQPIAVELWDIPLARFGEFVAEIPSPLGIGTLTLADGRAVKGFICEPQALESATDITEWGGWKAWLARHQRA, via the coding sequence ATGTCACAGAGTTCACCGCTGTTTACGCCGCTGACGCTTGCTGAGTGGCGCAGCGAATATCAGGACTGCCCGCAGCGCATTCGCGAAATATATTCCGCTGCCTTTAATGATGCCGACAATAACGATCCGGCGTGGATAACGCGGGCCAGCGCGACGCATCTTGAAGAACAAATTGCGCTGCTGCTGGCCGCGCTGAAGGAGGGAAAAACCCTGGCGGATTTTCCGCTCTTCGGGGTGCCGTTCGCGGTGAAAGACAATATCGATGTCGCGGGACTGCCCACCACGGCGGCGTGTCCGGCGTTTGCGTATACCCCGCAGGACGATGCCGCGGTGGTTGCGAAGCTTAAAGCCGCCGGGGCCATTGTGCTTGGCAAAACCAATCTCGATCAGTTCGCCACCGGGCTTGTCGGCACCCGTTCGCCCTTTGGCGCGGTACCCAACACGTTTAACCCGGCTTATGTCAGCGGCGGCTCCAGTTCCGGCTCCGCCTCGACGGTCGCGCGGGGCCTGGTCGCCTTTGCGCTCGGCACCGACACCGCAGGCTCCGGCCGCGTGCCCGCCGGGTTCAACAATATTGTCGGCCTGAAACCCACCAAAGGCTGGCTCTCAAACCGCGGCGTGGTGCCCGCCTGTCGGCTTAACGACTGCGTCTCGGTTTTCGCGCTGAGCGCCGCCGATGCCTTTCAGGTTGCGAGTATCGCAGGCGGTTATGACGCAGACGACGCGTATTCGCGCCATAACCCGCGCACTGCGCCCGCGCGTCTGCCCGCGAACCCCCGTCTGGCGGTGCCTGATGTGCTCGAATTTTACGGTGACCCGCACAGCGAAGCGGCCTTTCGCCAGAGCCTCGCCCGGCTTGAAGCGCTGGGCGCGACGCTGGTGCCCGTTGATTTCACCCCGTTTCGCCAGCTTGCGGAGCAGCTCTATCAGGGGGCCTGGGTGGCGGAGCGCACCGTCGCGGTGGGCGAGATGCTCAACCAGCCGCCGGAGGTGATGGACCCGACGGTGCGCGGCATCGTCGAAGGGGGGCTTAAGTACAGCGCCTGCGACGCCTGGCAGGCGGAATACACCCGTGCGGAACTCGCGCGGCGCATCGCCCTGGCGCTGGATGAGGTCGATGCGCTGGTCGTCCCGACGTCGCCCACCATTCACACCCTTGAAGAAATGGACGCTGAGCCGGTGCGCTACAACTCGCATTTCGGCTACTACACCAACTTCACCAATCTGGCCGATCTCTGCGCGCTGGCGCTGCCTGGCGATTTCCGCGCCGATGGTCTGCCTGCGGGCATTACGCTTATCGCGCCCGCCTGGTATGACGCCGCGCTGGCGCATTTCGGCGCGCTCTGGCAGCAGGCGACGCCGCTGCCCCTCGGCGCCACCCATAAAGCGCTGCCCGCCGCCTTGCCGCCGCCGTCCTCCCCGCACCATGTGCGCCTCGCCGTGGTCGGCGCGCATCTGCGCGGCATGCCGCTCAACCACCAGCTCACCACGCGTGATGCCGTGTTTATTGAAGAAACCACCACGGCGGCGGATTACCGCCTTTATGCGCTCGCCAACACCACGCCGCCGAAGCCCGGCCTCGCGCGTGCTGCTGCCGGTCAGCCCATCGCGGTGGAGCTGTGGGACATTCCGCTCGCGCGCTTCGGCGAATTTGTCGCGGAGATCCCATCACCGCTCGGCATCGGTACGCTGACGCTCGCCGATGGTCGCGCCGTAAAAGGCTTTATCTGCGAGCCGCAGGCGCTTGAGAGCGCCACCGACATCACCGAATGGGGCGGCTGGAAAGCCTGGCTTGCCCGTCACCAGCGCGCCTGA
- a CDS encoding OBAP family protein encodes MKLQRALKITLLPLLSVAFIAHAEKDTPPGASKSTSTNLLETGSAVLQSNAPLKGFDIYLVGFHPMKEIPEKQMEAHHYCHQVNEDFAQCVLFDGNSKDANMNGVEYIISEKLFNQLPPQEKQYWHPHNGEILSGQLIAPGIPAPVEHRLMQSKMNSYGKTWHVWHTGGPGEKGDALPLGPPMLAWSFSRDGEAKPELVSERDKKLGVNTDEIRRSRADLETFAKPQSGVDALNGQFKRETTPIPGVVESNAAAGKK; translated from the coding sequence ATGAAATTACAACGTGCATTAAAAATAACGTTACTCCCGCTTTTATCCGTCGCATTTATTGCCCATGCGGAAAAAGATACCCCACCGGGCGCCAGTAAATCGACCAGTACCAATTTACTCGAAACCGGCTCGGCAGTGTTGCAAAGTAATGCCCCGTTAAAAGGTTTTGATATTTATCTGGTGGGTTTCCATCCGATGAAAGAGATCCCGGAAAAACAGATGGAAGCGCACCACTATTGCCATCAGGTCAACGAAGATTTCGCCCAGTGCGTTTTATTTGACGGGAATTCTAAAGACGCCAATATGAACGGCGTAGAATATATTATCTCTGAAAAACTCTTTAACCAGTTGCCGCCGCAGGAAAAGCAGTACTGGCATCCGCATAATGGTGAAATCCTTAGCGGCCAGTTAATCGCGCCCGGTATTCCGGCACCGGTTGAGCATCGTCTGATGCAGAGCAAGATGAACAGCTACGGTAAAACCTGGCACGTCTGGCATACCGGCGGGCCGGGCGAGAAGGGCGACGCGCTGCCGCTCGGCCCGCCAATGCTTGCCTGGTCGTTCAGTCGCGATGGCGAGGCGAAACCGGAGCTTGTCAGCGAGCGCGATAAAAAACTTGGTGTTAATACAGATGAGATCCGCCGCTCGCGCGCAGATTTAGAGACATTCGCGAAGCCGCAAAGTGGCGTGGATGCCCTCAACGGCCAGTTCAAACGTGAAACCACACCCATCCCGGGCGTCGTGGAGAGCAACGCCGCCGCCGGGAAAAAATAA
- a CDS encoding con-10 family general stress protein, with translation MAQHRGGSGNFAENRERASEAGRKGGQNSGGNFKNDRERAAEAGRKGGKSSSRSSS, from the coding sequence ATGGCTCAACATCGTGGTGGTTCAGGTAATTTTGCTGAAAATCGTGAGCGCGCTTCTGAAGCCGGTCGTAAAGGCGGCCAGAATAGCGGCGGGAATTTTAAAAATGACCGCGAGCGTGCAGCAGAAGCAGGCCGCAAAGGCGGTAAAAGCAGCAGCCGTTCCTCTTCCTGA
- the urtA gene encoding urea ABC transporter substrate-binding protein, translating into MHRRTLLKAFALSASVISMGFAFSAQAADTIKVGIMHSLSGTMAISETPLKDVALMTIDEINAKGGVLGKKLEPVVVDPASNWPLFAEKARQLLSQDKVAAVFGCWTSVSRKSVLPVFEELNGLLFYPVQYEGEEMSPNVFYTGAAPNQQAIPAVEYLMSEDGGSAKRFFLLGTDYVYPRTTNKILRAFLHSKGVQDKDIEEVYTPFGYSDYQTIVANIKKFSAGGKTAVVSTINGDSNVPFYKELANQGLKATDVPVVAFSVGEEELRGIDAKPLVGNLAAWNYFESVDNPQNQKFVADYRAYAKAHKLPNADTVVTNDPMEATYVGIHMWAQAVEKAGTTDVDKVREAMAGQSFNAPSGFTLTMDKTNHHLHKPVMIGEIEGNGQFNVVWQTEAPVRAQPWSPYIAGNDKKADAPVKTASN; encoded by the coding sequence ATGCATCGTCGTACCTTGTTAAAAGCGTTCGCCCTTTCCGCCTCGGTCATCAGCATGGGGTTCGCCTTCAGCGCCCAGGCCGCCGACACCATAAAAGTCGGCATCATGCACTCGCTCTCCGGCACGATGGCGATTTCCGAAACGCCGCTCAAAGACGTGGCGCTGATGACCATCGACGAGATAAACGCCAAAGGCGGCGTGCTCGGCAAAAAGCTCGAACCGGTGGTGGTGGACCCGGCCTCCAACTGGCCGCTGTTCGCTGAGAAAGCCCGTCAGCTGTTGAGCCAGGATAAGGTGGCGGCGGTGTTCGGCTGCTGGACGTCGGTCTCGCGCAAGTCGGTGCTGCCGGTGTTTGAGGAGCTCAACGGCCTGCTGTTCTATCCGGTGCAGTATGAAGGCGAAGAGATGTCGCCGAACGTTTTCTATACCGGCGCCGCGCCGAACCAGCAGGCGATCCCGGCGGTGGAGTACCTGATGAGCGAAGACGGCGGCAGCGCGAAGCGCTTCTTCCTGCTCGGCACCGATTATGTCTACCCGCGTACCACCAACAAGATTTTGCGCGCCTTCCTGCACTCAAAAGGCGTTCAGGATAAAGACATCGAAGAGGTCTACACGCCGTTTGGCTACAGCGATTACCAGACCATCGTCGCGAATATCAAAAAATTCTCCGCCGGCGGTAAAACGGCGGTGGTCTCCACTATCAACGGTGATTCCAACGTGCCGTTCTATAAAGAGCTGGCCAACCAGGGCCTGAAGGCGACCGACGTGCCGGTGGTGGCGTTCTCGGTGGGTGAAGAAGAGCTGCGCGGTATCGACGCCAAACCGCTGGTGGGTAATCTCGCGGCGTGGAACTACTTTGAGTCGGTGGATAACCCGCAGAACCAGAAATTTGTCGCTGATTACCGCGCGTACGCCAAAGCCCACAAGCTGCCGAACGCCGACACGGTGGTGACCAACGACCCGATGGAGGCGACATATGTGGGCATCCATATGTGGGCGCAGGCGGTAGAGAAGGCAGGCACGACGGATGTGGACAAAGTGCGCGAGGCGATGGCGGGGCAATCCTTTAACGCGCCGTCCGGCTTTACGCTGACGATGGATAAAACCAATCACCATCTGCACAAGCCGGTGATGATTGGCGAGATTGAAGGCAACGGGCAGTTCAACGTGGTGTGGCAGACCGAAGCGCCGGTCCGCGCGCAGCCGTGGAGCCCGTATATCGCCGGCAACGACAAGAAAGCTGACGCGCCGGTGAAAACCGCCAGCAATTAA
- a CDS encoding GntR family transcriptional regulator, translating into MPLTARQRAAHPEAQGERIYRLLKQEIFDFLLVPGDRFSENDIAARMGASRTPVRQALHRLEQEGYLDVQPRSGWQVRPIDFDNLEALYDLRVVLETEAVTRLCALPTHVTPLPLLQLREFWIESPPLSEGCDVAPFDEAFHMTLVGAVGNPEMARVHREITEKIRIVRRMDFTQAARISATYAEHGQILLAVFERNAQEARTKLHDHIAQSQKEVRKITLHALHQARRKTRD; encoded by the coding sequence ATGCCATTAACGGCCAGACAACGCGCGGCGCACCCGGAAGCCCAGGGCGAGCGCATTTACCGGCTGCTTAAACAGGAGATTTTCGATTTCCTCCTGGTGCCCGGCGACCGCTTTAGCGAAAACGACATCGCGGCGCGCATGGGGGCGAGCCGCACGCCGGTGCGTCAGGCGCTGCACCGGCTCGAACAGGAGGGCTATCTGGATGTTCAGCCGCGCAGCGGCTGGCAGGTGAGGCCGATTGATTTCGACAATCTTGAGGCGCTCTACGATCTGCGCGTCGTGCTGGAGACCGAGGCGGTGACGCGGCTCTGCGCGCTCCCGACGCACGTTACGCCGCTGCCGCTGCTTCAGTTGCGCGAGTTCTGGATAGAGTCGCCGCCGCTTTCCGAAGGCTGCGACGTCGCCCCCTTTGACGAGGCGTTCCATATGACGCTCGTGGGCGCGGTAGGTAACCCGGAAATGGCGCGAGTGCATCGCGAGATCACTGAAAAAATTCGCATCGTGCGCCGGATGGATTTCACCCAGGCGGCGCGTATCAGCGCCACGTACGCCGAGCACGGTCAGATCCTGCTCGCGGTTTTTGAACGTAACGCACAGGAGGCCCGAACCAAACTGCACGACCACATTGCTCAAAGCCAGAAAGAGGTTCGCAAGATAACGCTTCACGCCCTGCATCAGGCGCGGCGGAAGACGCGAGATTAA